One genomic segment of Bacteroides caccae includes these proteins:
- a CDS encoding sugar transferase: protein MQYFVYIGKDSKTINLFSKLSIGVFYAASNCNQAIKVLDKIREKYDTALFFEQINLSQDIANIHYMRKKYPGLYMVLVIDSLSKEEAPEYLKAGINNTIKYETNPESLQALSTFLKHRKDQKIQALQLKTQNLNAFRLPLWKRAFDIVFSGMALLCLSPLLILTALAIRLESKGPIIYKSKRVGSNYLIFDFLKFRSMYTDADKHLKDFNTLNQYQQEEEQEEDIWGEEQETEEIQKVDEEEILLISDDFVISEEDYIHKKSKEKSNAFVKLENDPRITKIGRFIRKYSIDELPQLINILKGDMSIVGNRPLPLYEAELLTSDEHIDRFMGPAGLTGLWQVEKRGEAGKLSAEERKQLDIKYAKTFSFWLDIKIILKTVTAFIQKENV, encoded by the coding sequence GCAAGACTATAAACCTATTCTCTAAACTTAGCATAGGGGTATTTTATGCAGCATCTAATTGTAATCAAGCAATTAAGGTACTAGACAAGATACGGGAAAAATACGATACAGCTCTGTTTTTCGAACAGATAAATCTATCCCAAGATATTGCAAATATTCATTATATGCGCAAAAAGTATCCGGGACTTTATATGGTACTCGTCATTGATTCTTTATCTAAAGAAGAAGCTCCAGAATATCTCAAAGCCGGTATAAATAATACCATTAAATACGAAACGAATCCGGAATCCTTGCAGGCTCTGTCAACCTTCCTGAAACATAGAAAAGATCAAAAGATACAGGCACTTCAACTCAAGACGCAAAACTTGAATGCTTTCCGCCTACCTTTATGGAAAAGAGCTTTTGATATCGTCTTTTCAGGAATGGCATTGTTATGTCTTTCCCCACTTCTCATACTCACAGCACTGGCTATCCGCCTAGAAAGCAAAGGTCCTATTATTTACAAATCCAAACGTGTAGGAAGCAATTATCTGATTTTTGATTTTCTCAAATTTCGGTCCATGTATACCGATGCCGACAAACATTTGAAGGATTTCAATACGCTCAACCAGTATCAGCAAGAGGAAGAACAAGAAGAAGATATTTGGGGAGAAGAGCAAGAGACCGAAGAAATTCAAAAAGTGGACGAAGAAGAAATTCTCCTGATATCTGATGATTTCGTTATTTCCGAAGAAGATTATATTCACAAAAAATCGAAAGAGAAAAGTAATGCTTTTGTCAAGTTGGAAAATGATCCTAGAATAACGAAGATAGGGCGCTTCATTCGTAAATATAGTATTGACGAATTACCACAGCTTATTAATATCTTAAAAGGAGATATGTCCATAGTAGGTAATCGCCCTCTCCCACTCTACGAAGCCGAATTACTAACTAGTGATGAACATATCGACCGCTTTATGGGACCGGCAGGACTTACCGGGCTATGGCAAGTAGAAAAAAGAGGTGAAGCCGGCAAGTTATCTGCGGAAGAACGCAAACAGTTGGATATCAAGTATGCAAAGACATTCTCTTTCTGGTTGGACATCAAAATTATTCTGAAAACAGTTACTGCATTTATTCAAAAAGAGAACGTATAA